The following DNA comes from Microbacterium foliorum.
TCCGACTCCAGGAACACATTCAGATCCGGTATTCCGGGCAGCTCCGCCTCCACGGCCGCGCGGTGGGCCCGCCCCGTGACCACGGCGATGCGGTCGGCCCCGGCCAGCGGCTCCAGCCTGTCCCAGGTGTCACGCAGCAGCGAGTGCCCCGAGCCTGTGAGATCGTGCAGGAATTTCGGCGCGTCCGCACGCGAGAGGGGCCAGAGTCGGCTGCCGATTCCGCCGGCGGGGATCACGGCGTAGAAGTTCTCGATGGGTTGGCTCACCCCGCAAGGGTAGCGCCCCGGAAAGTCTCGACATCGAGACACTTAGGCTCCCCTTCGTCGCCCGGGGTCGCCTCACGGGAATAGGATGGTGTCCGATCGGCCGTGCCTGATGACAGCAGGCTCACGCTTGGAAGACGCACCGCACGCGACCGAGTCACTTCGATCCAGGGAGGACGACCGTGTCCACAAGCGCTCGCTTGACACCGTCGATTTCGGAAACCACTTCCAAGACGCCCCGCGGCACCCTCTACCGGGGTCGCGAAGGCATGTGGTCGTGGGTGCTTCACCGCATCACCGGAGTCGCCATCTTCTTCTTCCTGTTGGTGCATGTGCTCGACACTGCACTCATCAGGGTCTCCCCTGAGGCGTACAACGCCGTCATCGGCACGTACAAGAACCCGATCATGGCGCTCGGCGAGGTCGTGCTGGTGGCCGGCATCGTGTTCCACGCGATGAACGGTCTCCGCATCATCGCCGTCGACTTCTGGTCGAAGGGGGCGAAGTACCAGCGTCAGCTCTTCTGGGGCGTGCTTCTCGTGTGGGGCATCATCATGGCCGGCTTCGTGCCTCGCCACCTGATGCTCGCGTTCGCCGGCTTCGGAGGAGGACACTGATGACCGCTCAGACCGTCGCACCCCCTGTCCGCCGTCAGCGCGGATTCAACCTCGAGAAGTGGGGCTGGCTCTTCATGCGCGCCTCCGGCGTCGTGCTCGTCGTTCTCATCTTCGGCCACCTGTTCATCAACCTGATGGTGGGCGAGGGCATCCACGCCCTGGACTTCGCGTTCATCGCC
Coding sequences within:
- the sdhC gene encoding succinate dehydrogenase, cytochrome b556 subunit; the protein is MSTSARLTPSISETTSKTPRGTLYRGREGMWSWVLHRITGVAIFFFLLVHVLDTALIRVSPEAYNAVIGTYKNPIMALGEVVLVAGIVFHAMNGLRIIAVDFWSKGAKYQRQLFWGVLLVWGIIMAGFVPRHLMLAFAGFGGGH